A stretch of Helicobacter pylori oki112 DNA encodes these proteins:
- the mfd gene encoding transcription-repair coupling factor: MIQSSLYRALNKGFDYQILACKDFKESELAKEVISYFKPNIKAILFPEFRAKKNDDLRSFFEEFLQLLGGLREFYQALENKQEAIIIAPISALLHHLPKKELLESFKITLLEKYNLKDLKDKLFYYGYEILDLVEVEGEASFRGDIVDIYAPNSKAYRLSFFDMECESIKEFDPTTQMSLKEDLLEIEIPPTLFSLNEQSYKDLKTKVEQSPLNSFSKDLTSFGLWFLGEKANDLLHAYKSVISPRALEEIQELASLNELDGERFKFLKVLENPQGYEDLEIHAHALESFIALHSNRKITLLAPNKTILDNAISALEKSHIECVIAPFVLNFKTPDGIFISLNSFERKKKRQKSKLALNELNAGEWVVHDDYGVGVFSQLVQHSVLGSKRDFLEIAYWGEDKLLLPVENLHLIARYVAQSDSVPTKDRLGKGSFLKLKAKVKTKLLEIAGKIIELAAERNLILGKKMDTHLAELEVFKSHAGFEYTSDQEKAIAEISKDLSSKRVMDRLLSGDVGFGKTEVAMHAIFCAFLNGFQSALVVPTTLLAHQHFETLRARFENFGVKVARLDRYASEKNKLLKAVELGLIDVLVGTHAILGAKFKNLGLVVVDEEHKFGVKQKEALKELSKSVHFLSMSATPIPRTLNMALSQIKGISSLKIPPTDRKPSRTFLKEKNDELLKEIIHRELRRNGQIFYIHNHIASISKVKTKLEDLIPKLKIAILHSQISAHESEEIMLEFAKGNYQVLLCTSIVESGIHLPNANMIIIDNAQNFGLADLHQLRGRVGRGKKEGFCYFLIEDQKSLNEQALKRLLALEKNSYLGSGESIAYHDLEIRGGGNLLGQDQSGHIKNIGYALYTRMLEDAIYELSGGKKRLEKSVEIQLSVSAFLNPELIASDSLRLDLYRRLSLCENTDEVGQIHEEIEDRFGKIDDLSAQFLQIITLKILANQLGIIKLSNFNQNITITYSDEKKESLKAPSKDDNDILETLLKHLHAQISLKSLRLKF, encoded by the coding sequence ATGATCCAATCTAGCCTTTATAGAGCCTTAAACAAAGGCTTTGATTATCAAATACTCGCTTGTAAGGATTTTAAAGAGTCCGAGCTCGCTAAAGAAGTCATAAGCTATTTTAAGCCAAATATCAAAGCCATTCTTTTCCCGGAGTTTAGGGCTAAAAAAAACGACGATTTGCGTTCGTTTTTTGAAGAATTTTTACAGCTTTTAGGGGGTTTAAGGGAGTTTTATCAAGCCTTAGAGAACAAGCAAGAAGCGATCATTATTGCCCCTATTAGCGCGTTATTGCACCATTTGCCTAAAAAAGAACTTTTAGAAAGCTTTAAAATCACTCTTTTAGAAAAATATAACCTTAAAGATTTAAAAGACAAGCTTTTTTATTATGGTTATGAAATTTTAGACTTAGTGGAAGTGGAAGGCGAAGCGAGCTTTAGGGGGGATATTGTGGATATTTATGCGCCCAATTCTAAAGCGTATCGCTTGAGTTTTTTTGACATGGAGTGTGAGAGCATTAAGGAATTTGACCCCACCACTCAAATGAGCCTCAAAGAAGATTTGTTAGAAATTGAAATCCCCCCCACGCTTTTTAGTTTGAACGAACAATCTTATAAGGATCTGAAAACCAAAGTGGAGCAAAGCCCCTTAAATAGCTTTTCTAAAGATTTAACTAGTTTTGGTTTGTGGTTTTTAGGAGAAAAAGCAAACGATTTGTTGCATGCCTATAAAAGCGTTATAAGCCCTAGAGCTTTAGAAGAAATCCAAGAATTAGCGAGCTTAAACGAATTGGATGGTGAGCGTTTCAAATTTTTAAAGGTTTTAGAAAACCCGCAAGGCTATGAAGATTTAGAAATCCATGCGCATGCCCTAGAAAGCTTTATAGCTTTGCATTCAAATCGTAAAATCACGCTCCTAGCCCCTAATAAAACGATTTTAGACAATGCGATAAGCGCGCTTGAAAAAAGCCATATTGAATGCGTCATCGCCCCCTTTGTGCTAAACTTTAAAACCCCTGATGGGATTTTTATTTCGCTCAATTCTTTTGAAAGGAAGAAAAAACGCCAAAAATCCAAGCTCGCTTTGAATGAATTGAATGCGGGCGAATGGGTGGTGCATGATGATTATGGGGTGGGCGTGTTTTCTCAATTAGTCCAACACAGCGTTTTAGGGAGCAAGAGGGATTTTTTAGAAATCGCTTATTGGGGCGAAGACAAACTGCTATTACCGGTAGAAAACCTGCACCTAATCGCTCGCTATGTGGCGCAAAGCGATAGCGTGCCAACTAAAGACCGGCTAGGGAAAGGGAGTTTTCTCAAACTGAAAGCTAAGGTTAAGACTAAGCTTTTAGAGATTGCAGGCAAGATCATTGAATTAGCGGCTGAACGCAATTTGATCTTGGGTAAAAAGATGGACACGCATTTAGCGGAGTTGGAAGTCTTTAAATCGCATGCGGGGTTTGAATACACAAGCGATCAAGAAAAGGCTATCGCTGAAATTTCAAAGGATTTAAGCTCTAAGAGAGTGATGGACAGATTACTGAGTGGGGATGTGGGTTTTGGGAAAACAGAAGTAGCGATGCATGCGATTTTTTGCGCGTTTTTGAACGGCTTTCAAAGCGCTCTGGTTGTGCCTACTACTTTATTAGCGCACCAGCATTTTGAGACTTTAAGGGCGCGTTTTGAAAATTTTGGCGTTAAAGTGGCTCGTTTGGACAGGTATGCGAGCGAAAAAAACAAGCTTTTAAAGGCGGTGGAATTAGGGCTAATTGATGTGCTTGTAGGCACGCATGCGATTTTAGGCGCGAAATTTAAAAACTTGGGCTTAGTGGTGGTGGATGAAGAGCATAAATTTGGTGTGAAACAAAAAGAAGCTTTAAAAGAATTGAGTAAAAGCGTGCATTTTTTAAGCATGTCCGCTACGCCTATTCCGCGCACTCTAAACATGGCACTCTCTCAAATTAAAGGCATCAGCTCTTTAAAAATCCCGCCCACAGACAGAAAGCCCAGCCGCACTTTTTTGAAAGAAAAGAATGACGAACTCTTAAAAGAGATTATTCATAGAGAATTGCGCCGTAACGGGCAAATTTTTTACATCCATAACCACATCGCTAGCATTTCAAAAGTCAAAACCAAGCTAGAAGATTTAATCCCTAAACTCAAAATCGCCATTTTGCATTCCCAAATTAGCGCTCATGAGAGCGAAGAAATCATGCTAGAGTTTGCTAAGGGAAACTATCAGGTTTTATTATGCACTTCCATTGTGGAATCAGGGATTCATTTGCCTAACGCTAACATGATTATTATAGATAACGCGCAAAATTTTGGGCTGGCTGATTTGCACCAATTAAGAGGGCGTGTGGGGAGGGGCAAAAAAGAAGGCTTTTGCTATTTCCTCATAGAAGATCAAAAAAGTTTGAATGAACAGGCCCTAAAACGCTTGCTCGCTTTAGAAAAAAATTCGTATTTAGGCAGCGGGGAGAGTATTGCTTATCATGATTTAGAAATTAGGGGGGGCGGGAATTTGCTCGGGCAAGATCAAAGCGGGCATATTAAAAATATCGGTTATGCACTCTATACGCGCATGCTTGAAGATGCGATTTATGAATTGAGTGGGGGGAAAAAAAGGCTTGAAAAGAGCGTAGAAATCCAATTGAGCGTGAGCGCTTTTTTAAACCCTGAACTCATTGCAAGCGATAGTTTGAGATTGGATTTGTACCGCCGTTTGAGTTTGTGTGAAAATACAGATGAGGTGGGGCAAATCCATGAAGAAATAGAAGACAGGTTTGGCAAAATAGACGATTTGAGCGCTCAATTTTTGCAAATCATTACGCTTAAAATTCTAGCCAACCAGCTTGGAATCATTAAGCTTTCTAATTTCAATCAAAACATCACCATTACTTATAGCGATGAAAAGAAAGAAAGCTTAAAAGCCCCAAGCAAAGACGATAACGATATTTTAGAAACCCTTTTGAAACATTTGCACGCTCAAATTTCTTTAAAATCATTACGCTTAAAATTCTAG
- a CDS encoding bactofilin family protein, with amino-acid sequence MAIFDNNNKSANAKTGPATIIAQGTKIKGELHLDCHLHIDGELEGVVHSKSAVVIGQTGSVVGDIFTNKLVVNGKFTGTVEAEVVEIMPLGRLDGKISSQELVVERKGILIGETRPKNIQGGALLINEQEKKIENK; translated from the coding sequence ATGGCAATCTTTGATAACAATAATAAATCAGCTAATGCAAAAACAGGACCAGCGACTATCATCGCTCAAGGCACAAAAATAAAGGGGGAGCTTCATTTGGATTGCCATTTGCACATAGATGGCGAATTAGAAGGGGTGGTGCATTCTAAAAGCGCAGTGGTGATCGGGCAAACCGGCTCGGTAGTGGGTGATATTTTCACTAATAAATTAGTGGTTAATGGCAAGTTCACTGGCACGGTGGAAGCGGAAGTGGTAGAAATCATGCCTTTAGGGCGCTTGGATGGTAAGATCTCTAGCCAAGAGCTTGTGGTGGAAAGAAAGGGGATTTTGATTGGGGAAACTCGCCCTAAGAATATTCAAGGGGGGGCGTTGTTGATCAATGAGCAAGAAAAGAAAATTGAAAATAAATAG
- a CDS encoding sulfatase-like hydrolase/transferase: MILDAKFFVFIFFNVLSTCFLSSVSVGFIFKAFLYSFIWLFIIYYAISFIKNRFVTESLKSFILILGVVFSCIDIFGSYYFHLPLSNELGNILFTTHYKESLEFLHAYVYPHWYFVIGLILIAVGSLKLFSLIPNKPISLKMASILSVLFLIVEAPHTIATIKKYKEREALLNADGTMEYIALAKGAYYFGRNISSLRESNNSNQALEKASYSKDYLLKNTGSVENVVLVFGESLNRNFMGVYGYQAPTTPYLNALKEKGSLLVFDNVISPAFYTDKSFTMLLTYANRDNLNQKAWYQYKNLAHILKLSDCKSVWITSQGYGLMWGNSYYQVAKHFDTYIENDKPYDENLAALFKRYYNNERERERVKSVKILLFFT; encoded by the coding sequence ATGATTTTAGATGCTAAATTTTTTGTGTTCATTTTTTTTAATGTGCTTTCAACATGCTTTCTCTCTTCGGTGAGTGTTGGTTTTATTTTCAAAGCATTTTTGTATAGTTTTATATGGCTTTTTATTATTTATTATGCGATCAGTTTTATTAAGAATAGGTTTGTAACAGAAAGCCTAAAAAGTTTTATATTAATTTTAGGGGTTGTGTTTAGCTGTATAGATATTTTTGGTTCGTATTATTTTCATTTGCCTTTATCTAATGAGCTGGGTAATATTTTATTCACCACGCATTATAAAGAGAGCTTGGAATTTCTCCATGCTTATGTCTATCCGCACTGGTATTTTGTGATAGGGCTTATTTTAATAGCTGTAGGTTCTCTAAAACTATTCAGTCTCATTCCTAATAAACCCATTTCTTTAAAAATGGCTAGTATTTTAAGCGTTTTATTTTTGATTGTAGAAGCGCCACACACTATAGCAACGATCAAAAAATATAAAGAGCGTGAAGCCCTGTTGAACGCTGATGGGACGATGGAATACATTGCTTTGGCTAAAGGAGCGTATTATTTTGGTAGGAATATCAGCAGTCTGAGAGAAAGCAACAACTCTAATCAAGCTTTAGAAAAAGCTTCTTATTCTAAAGATTACCTGCTCAAAAATACAGGAAGTGTTGAAAATGTGGTGTTGGTTTTTGGCGAGAGTTTGAACAGAAATTTTATGGGTGTTTATGGCTATCAAGCCCCTACAACCCCTTATTTAAACGCTTTAAAAGAAAAAGGTTCGCTTTTAGTGTTTGATAATGTGATCAGCCCGGCTTTTTATACGGACAAAAGTTTCACAATGCTTTTAACTTACGCCAATAGGGATAATCTCAACCAAAAAGCATGGTATCAATATAAAAACCTAGCCCATATCCTTAAACTGAGCGATTGTAAAAGCGTTTGGATCACTTCTCAAGGCTATGGACTCATGTGGGGTAATAGCTATTATCAAGTGGCTAAGCATTTTGATACTTATATAGAAAACGATAAACCTTATGATGAAAACTTGGCCGCTCTTTTCAAGCGGTATTATAATAACGAGAGAGAGAGAGAGAGAGTAAAAAGCGTAAAAATTTTGTTGTTTTTCACTTGA
- the csd1 gene encoding peptidoglycan DD-metalloendopeptidase Csd1, producing the protein MFLDRRLIVMVTDSKGSRYLNVHILFRQIGLYALLSVVGSLLFLGISLLVLNKEIKNIDKQHALITKEFEKKRETNEKLSLQMDEFLDDLQLSGERINDLEEVVGVNRPEEEKEEGNFSSRLDVAGITGLQKSFIMRLIPNDYPLESYRRVSAAFNKRIHPILHVLHNHTGLDLSTAINTPVYASASGVVGLASKGWNGGYGNLIKVFHPFGFKTYYAHLNKIIVKTGEFVKKGQLIGYSGNTGMSTGPHLHYEVRFLNQPINPMSFTKWNMKDFEEVFNKERSIRWQSLITIINQLMQKQDQRLSSLKAQK; encoded by the coding sequence GTGTTTTTAGACAGGCGTTTGATTGTGATGGTTACGGACTCTAAAGGGAGCCGTTATCTTAATGTTCATATACTATTTCGTCAAATTGGCTTGTATGCACTTTTGAGCGTTGTGGGATCTTTATTGTTTTTAGGCATTTCGCTACTGGTTTTAAATAAAGAGATTAAAAACATTGACAAGCAGCATGCCTTAATCACTAAGGAATTTGAGAAAAAAAGAGAGACGAATGAAAAACTTTCTTTGCAAATGGATGAATTTTTAGACGATTTGCAACTTTCAGGGGAGCGCATCAACGATTTAGAAGAAGTGGTGGGGGTGAATAGGCCTGAAGAAGAAAAAGAAGAGGGCAATTTTTCCAGCCGATTAGATGTCGCTGGGATTACCGGGCTTCAAAAAAGCTTTATCATGCGCCTTATCCCTAATGACTACCCGCTAGAATCCTATCGGCGCGTTTCAGCCGCCTTCAATAAAAGAATCCACCCTATTTTGCATGTGTTGCACAACCATACCGGGCTTGACTTGAGCACCGCTATTAACACCCCTGTGTATGCGAGCGCGAGCGGGGTAGTGGGGTTAGCGAGCAAGGGGTGGAATGGGGGGTATGGGAATTTGATTAAAGTTTTCCACCCTTTTGGTTTTAAAACCTACTACGCCCATTTGAATAAAATCATCGTAAAAACGGGCGAATTTGTCAAAAAAGGGCAGTTGATTGGGTATAGTGGCAATACAGGGATGAGTACAGGGCCGCATTTGCATTATGAAGTGCGGTTTTTAAATCAACCCATAAACCCCATGAGTTTCACCAAATGGAACATGAAAGATTTTGAAGAAGTTTTCAATAAAGAAAGGAGCATCAGATGGCAATCTTTGATAACAATAATAAATCAGCTAATGCAAAAACAGGACCAGCGACTATCATCGCTCAAGGCACAAAAATAA
- the csd2 gene encoding M23B family cell shape-determining DD-metalloendopeptidase Csd2, with protein sequence MPQNQLVITIIDESGSKQLKFSKNLKRNLIISVIILLLIVGLGVGFLKFLIAKMDTMTSERNAVLRDFRDLYQKNYTLTKEIKNKREELFIVGQKIRTIESLIEVKRGANGGVHLYDEVDLDNLNLAQKHLALMLIPNGMPLKTYSAIKPTKERNHPIKKIKGVESGIDFIAPLNTPVYASADGIVDFVKTNSNVGYGNLVRIEHAFGFSSIYTHLDHVNVQTKSFIQKGQLVGYSGKSGNSGGEKLHYEVRFLGKILDAEKFLAWDLDHFQSALEENKFIEWKNLFWVLEDIVQLQEHVDKDALISQ encoded by the coding sequence ATGCCACAAAACCAGCTTGTGATCACCATCATTGATGAATCAGGCTCTAAACAGCTCAAATTTTCTAAAAATTTAAAACGCAATCTCATCATTTCTGTTATCATTCTTTTATTGATCGTGGGGCTTGGCGTAGGGTTTTTAAAATTTTTAATCGCTAAAATGGATACGATGACAAGCGAGAGGAATGCGGTTTTAAGGGATTTTAGGGATTTATATCAAAAAAATTACACTTTGACAAAAGAGATTAAAAACAAGCGAGAAGAGCTCTTTATTGTGGGGCAAAAGATTCGCACGATAGAATCCTTGATTGAAGTCAAAAGAGGGGCCAATGGGGGCGTGCATCTCTATGATGAAGTGGATTTAGACAATTTGAATTTGGCTCAAAAACATTTAGCGCTCATGCTCATTCCTAATGGCATGCCCTTGAAAACTTATAGCGCTATCAAACCCACCAAAGAAAGGAACCACCCCATTAAAAAAATTAAGGGCGTTGAATCTGGGATTGATTTTATCGCGCCATTGAACACGCCTGTTTATGCGAGCGCTGATGGGATTGTGGATTTTGTGAAAACCAATTCTAATGTGGGGTATGGGAACTTGGTGCGCATTGAACATGCGTTTGGTTTTAGCTCCATTTACACGCATTTAGATCATGTCAATGTGCAGACCAAAAGCTTTATCCAAAAAGGGCAGTTGGTTGGCTATAGCGGGAAGAGCGGTAATAGCGGCGGCGAAAAATTGCATTATGAAGTGCGCTTTTTAGGTAAAATTTTAGATGCAGAAAAATTTCTAGCATGGGATTTAGATCATTTTCAAAGCGCTTTAGAAGAAAATAAATTTATTGAATGGAAGAATTTGTTTTGGGTTTTAGAAGACATTGTCCAGCTCCAAGAGCATGTGGATAAAGACGCGCTCATAAGCCAATAA
- a CDS encoding sulfatase-like hydrolase/transferase: MIGNHFEYKNRFPKEFSRFNLNNTSYFSKNKSLKVKNNADKQVVTDYINSVYYNDYVLHSLIELFKDKDSLIIYLSDHGNDMFESSAFNTHECSNASMEILFLIYMSDAFKQKHPQMVKSFEEALHKPFMSDDLLHTVLPLAGIITKDYEKTRDLFNESYNDKRIRKPCDNKVYPMNK, encoded by the coding sequence TTGATTGGCAATCATTTTGAATACAAAAACCGCTTTCCTAAAGAATTTTCCCGCTTCAATCTCAATAACACTTCTTATTTTTCAAAAAACAAGTCTTTGAAAGTTAAAAACAATGCTGACAAGCAAGTTGTAACCGATTATATTAACAGCGTTTATTATAATGATTATGTTTTGCATTCTTTGATTGAATTGTTTAAAGATAAGGATAGTCTCATTATCTACCTGAGCGATCATGGCAATGACATGTTTGAATCAAGCGCTTTCAATACCCATGAATGCTCAAATGCCAGCATGGAAATCCTATTTTTAATCTATATGAGCGATGCATTCAAACAAAAACACCCCCAAATGGTAAAAAGTTTTGAAGAAGCTTTACACAAGCCTTTTATGAGCGATGATTTATTGCATACCGTATTGCCATTAGCAGGAATAATAACCAAAGATTATGAAAAAACGAGGGATTTATTTAATGAGAGTTATAACGATAAACGCATAAGGAAGCCATGCGATAACAAGGTTTATCCCATGAATAAATGA
- a CDS encoding DUF3226 domain-containing protein — translation MREKIVYVEGESDKIFLTILNEVKNLGLKDSNIINCGSKDKLSEEVESVKENLKAKDIYIVFDSDNQTKEAKIQEIKKQLQENPEEEHRLNDEEFNQIKIFLLPENDETEHDPNYCELEPLLEKMAKESENKAFYQVFCESYEEFFRKIKQIKPIQSEQKKHAKCWLQPYITLSVCLERGFVPCGLNNLDPVSTTAKMIDKPKNTEILKKFFNFDSKELQALIDFLN, via the coding sequence ATGCGAGAAAAGATCGTTTATGTGGAGGGCGAATCAGACAAAATCTTTTTAACGATTTTAAATGAGGTTAAAAATTTAGGCCTTAAAGATTCTAATATTATCAATTGTGGGAGCAAGGATAAGCTTTCTGAAGAAGTCGAGAGTGTTAAAGAAAACCTAAAAGCTAAAGATATTTACATCGTTTTTGATTCAGACAACCAAACAAAAGAGGCTAAAATTCAAGAAATAAAGAAACAACTCCAAGAAAACCCAGAAGAAGAACACCGCTTAAACGATGAAGAGTTTAACCAGATTAAGATTTTTTTATTGCCAGAAAATGATGAGACTGAACACGACCCCAATTATTGCGAATTAGAGCCTTTGCTAGAAAAAATGGCAAAAGAAAGTGAAAATAAAGCGTTTTATCAAGTTTTTTGCGAGTCCTACGAGGAGTTTTTTCGCAAAATCAAACAAATCAAACCTATTCAATCAGAACAAAAAAAACATGCTAAATGTTGGCTACAACCCTATATTACGCTTTCTGTTTGTTTAGAGAGAGGTTTTGTTCCTTGTGGTTTAAACAATCTAGATCCTGTTTCTACAACCGCTAAAATGATAGATAAGCCAAAAAATACAGAAATTCTTAAAAAATTTTTTAATTTTGATTCAAAGGAACTTCAAGCATTGATTGATTTTTTAAATTGA
- a CDS encoding cytochrome b: protein MAEIKKAKNLGEWLDMRLGTNKLVKVLMTEYWIPKNINFLWAMGVILLTLFGVLVISGIFLLMYYKPDAKMAFDSVNFTIMQEVAYGWLWRHMHATAASMIFVIIYIHMFVGIYYGSYKKGREMIWISGMILFVVFSAEAFSGYMLPWGQMSYWAAAVITNLFGGIPFIGADVVEWIRGNYVVADSTLTRFFMLHVFLLPIAIILLIGVHFYSLRIPHVNNQEGEEIDFESEEKKFIEGKKKESKVIPFWPVFLSKDIFVVCAFMVFFFYLVCYHYDFAMDPINFERANSLKTPPHIYPEWYFLWSYEVLRGFFFSADLGLMAFGVAQVIFFLLPFLDRSPVVAPAHKRPAFMVWFWLLIIDMIVLTIYGKLPPLGIGKYIGLVGSITFLALFFVVLPIITIAESKKQGGVR, encoded by the coding sequence ATGGCAGAGATAAAAAAAGCGAAGAATTTAGGCGAATGGCTAGACATGCGTCTTGGCACTAACAAACTTGTTAAAGTGCTAATGACAGAATACTGGATCCCTAAAAACATCAATTTCTTATGGGCTATGGGGGTGATTTTATTGACCCTTTTTGGCGTGCTTGTAATCTCAGGGATTTTCTTGCTCATGTATTATAAGCCTGATGCGAAAATGGCGTTTGATAGCGTGAATTTCACCATCATGCAAGAAGTGGCTTATGGCTGGCTTTGGCGCCACATGCATGCCACGGCAGCGAGCATGATTTTTGTCATCATTTATATCCACATGTTTGTTGGCATCTATTATGGCTCTTACAAAAAGGGCCGTGAGATGATTTGGATTAGCGGGATGATTTTGTTTGTGGTCTTTAGCGCGGAAGCCTTTAGCGGGTATATGCTGCCTTGGGGGCAGATGAGCTATTGGGCCGCAGCGGTTATCACGAATTTATTTGGGGGCATTCCTTTCATTGGGGCTGATGTGGTGGAGTGGATTAGGGGGAATTATGTTGTGGCGGATTCCACTTTAACGCGTTTTTTCATGCTCCATGTGTTTTTACTGCCCATTGCGATCATTTTACTCATTGGGGTGCATTTCTATTCTTTACGCATCCCGCATGTCAATAACCAAGAAGGCGAAGAGATTGACTTTGAATCAGAAGAAAAGAAATTCATTGAAGGCAAGAAAAAAGAATCCAAAGTCATTCCTTTTTGGCCGGTATTCTTGTCTAAAGATATTTTTGTGGTTTGCGCGTTTATGGTCTTTTTCTTTTACTTGGTGTGTTACCACTATGATTTTGCGATGGATCCTATCAACTTTGAAAGGGCTAACAGCCTTAAAACGCCGCCTCACATTTACCCTGAATGGTATTTCTTATGGAGCTATGAAGTCTTAAGGGGCTTTTTCTTCAGCGCTGATTTAGGGCTAATGGCCTTTGGCGTGGCGCAAGTGATCTTTTTCTTACTGCCCTTTTTGGACAGAAGCCCAGTTGTCGCTCCTGCTCACAAACGGCCTGCGTTTATGGTGTGGTTTTGGCTTTTAATCATTGATATGATTGTTTTAACGATCTATGGTAAATTGCCCCCGCTTGGGATCGGTAAATACATTGGCTTAGTGGGTTCAATCACTTTCTTGGCTCTTTTCTTTGTGGTATTGCCCATTATCACTATCGCTGAGAGCAAGAAACAAGGGGGTGTTAGATGA
- a CDS encoding cytochrome c1 has translation MKEFKILIILIVVIGVIYYGVEPYAHSVMHPKVAPADFAFKDLEPMDLKNGDANKGKQLVSENCTACHGIKSQNIPAPMDSLSASNSFGVVPPDLSHVAGVLNANFLAHFIKDPVKTAKLSHKFNDERPYPMPAFSQFSDKDLSDIVAYLTSILPKNLSDKEVFAQSCQRCHSLDYAKNKAFSDPKDLANYLGSHAPDLSMMIRAKGEHGLNIFINDPQKLLPGTAMPRVGLSEQAQKQVISYLEKAGDRKKHERNTLGIKIMIFFAVLSFLAYAWKRKVWSEVH, from the coding sequence ATGAAAGAATTTAAGATTCTAATTATCCTTATTGTGGTGATAGGCGTGATTTATTATGGGGTTGAGCCTTATGCGCATTCGGTGATGCACCCTAAAGTCGCTCCGGCAGATTTTGCTTTCAAGGATTTAGAGCCGATGGATTTAAAAAATGGCGACGCTAATAAAGGCAAACAGCTTGTATCCGAAAATTGCACCGCTTGCCATGGCATTAAATCCCAAAACATTCCAGCCCCTATGGACAGCCTTAGCGCGAGCAACTCGTTTGGGGTCGTGCCACCGGATTTAAGCCATGTGGCGGGGGTTTTGAACGCGAATTTCTTAGCCCACTTCATCAAAGACCCTGTGAAAACGGCGAAATTGAGCCATAAATTCAACGATGAAAGGCCCTATCCTATGCCGGCGTTTTCTCAATTTAGCGATAAAGATTTGAGCGATATTGTGGCGTATCTCACTTCTATTTTGCCTAAAAATTTGAGCGATAAGGAAGTGTTCGCGCAAAGCTGTCAAAGGTGTCATAGCTTGGATTATGCTAAAAATAAGGCCTTTAGCGATCCTAAAGATTTAGCCAATTATTTAGGCTCTCATGCGCCTGATTTGTCCATGATGATTAGAGCTAAAGGTGAACATGGCTTGAATATTTTCATCAACGATCCGCAAAAGCTTTTGCCTGGCACGGCTATGCCTAGAGTGGGATTGAGTGAACAAGCGCAAAAACAAGTCATCTCTTATTTGGAAAAAGCGGGCGATAGGAAAAAACATGAAAGGAATACCTTAGGGATTAAGATCATGATTTTCTTTGCGGTGCTGTCGTTCTTGGCTTATGCGTGGAAAAGAAAAGTTTGGAGCGAAGTGCATTGA
- a CDS encoding ubiquinol-cytochrome c reductase iron-sulfur subunit has product MADIQRRDFLGMSLASVTAIGAIASLVAMKKTWDPLPSVVSAGFTTIDVANMQEGQFSTVEWRGKPVYILKRSKKEGFNEKRDFKIGESVFTTAIQICTHLGCIPTYQDEEKGFLCPCHGGRFTSDGVNIAGTPPPRPFDIPPFKIEGNKITFGEAGAEYKKMMAKA; this is encoded by the coding sequence ATGGCAGATATTCAAAGGCGTGATTTTTTAGGAATGAGCCTTGCTAGTGTTACAGCTATAGGGGCTATAGCGAGTCTGGTAGCGATGAAAAAGACTTGGGATCCGCTTCCAAGCGTTGTTTCAGCCGGTTTTACGACCATAGATGTGGCGAACATGCAAGAAGGGCAGTTTTCCACCGTGGAATGGCGTGGGAAACCGGTCTATATCCTCAAGCGTTCTAAAAAAGAGGGCTTTAATGAAAAGCGCGATTTTAAAATTGGCGAGAGCGTTTTTACCACAGCCATTCAAATTTGCACGCATTTAGGGTGTATCCCCACTTATCAAGATGAAGAAAAAGGCTTTTTATGCCCATGCCATGGGGGGCGTTTCACTTCTGATGGCGTGAATATTGCCGGCACTCCCCCTCCACGCCCTTTTGATATTCCGCCTTTTAAAATTGAAGGCAATAAGATCACTTTTGGTGAAGCCGGGGCTGAATACAAGAAAATGATGGCTAAAGCGTAA